AGAGTACGCATGACCGTCTGGATATAAACCTGGCGGAAGAAATTCTGGATGAAGATCATTACGGATTGAAAAACGTCAAGGAGCGGATCCTCGAGTACTTGGCCATCCGCAAGCTTTCCAAGGACCTGAAAGGCCCCATCCTCTGCTTTGTAGGACCGCCGGGCGTGGGTAAAACCTCCCTTGGAAAATCAATTGCCAGGGCGATCGATCGCAAGTTCGTCCGCATCTCCCTGGGCGGGGTGCGTGACGAGGCTGAAATCAGAGGCCACAGGCGCACTTACGTGGGGGCATTGCCGGGCAGAATCATCCACGGGATGCGCAACGCAGGCTCCAAAAACCCCGTCTTTCTGATGGATGAGGTTGACAAAATGAGCGTCGACTTCAGGGGCGACCCGTCGGCTGCCCTGCTGGAAGTCCTTGATCCGGAGCAGAACAACAGCTTCAGCGACCATTACATTGAATTGCCGTTTGACCTTTCCAATGTAATGTTCATCACCACGGCCAATATACAGTACAACATTCCCAGGCCGCTGCTGGACCGTATGGAATTGATTACGCTGTCCGGATACACCGAGGAGGAGAAAGTCCAGATTGCCGTACGCCACCTTCTGCCCAAGCAGCTTAAAGAACACGGCCTCACCCAGGAAATGCTGGTTGCTTCCGAGAACACAATCAGGAAGATAATCAGGGAATATACGAGGGAGAGCGGCGTCCGCAACCTGGAACGCCAGCTGGCGGCCGTCTGCCGGAAAGCCGCCAAGCAGATTGTTACGAAGAACCTGAAAAAAGTCAGGGTTACGCCACAAAACTTGACCCAATTCCTGGGGACTCCGAAATACCGCTACGGGGTCATCGACACAGAAGATCAGGTAGGCATGGCCACCGGCCTTGCCTGGACCGAGGTCGGCGGAGAGACTTTAAATATCGAGGTTACCTTGTACAAGGGAACCGGCCGCCTCACGTTAACGGGTAAGCTCGGCGACGTGATGAAGGAGTCCGCCCAGGCAGGGTATAGCTTTGTGCGTAGCCGCGCAGACAAACTGGGCATTGAAGCCGACTTCTTCGAGAAGCACGATATCCACGTGCATATACCCGAGGGAGCTATTCCCAAAGACGGGCCTTCGGCTGGGATTACCATGGCCTGCGCCCTTGCTTCCGCCCTGACGGGCCGGAAGGTAAGGCACGAAGTGGCCATGACTGGCGAAGTCACCTTAAGAGGCAGGGTGCTGCCGATCGGCGGCCTCAAGGAGAAAGTCCTTGCCGCTCACCGGGCTGGAATAAAGAAAATCCTCGTGCCGGTGGAAAACAAGAAAGACCTTGATGATGTGC
The genomic region above belongs to Desulfotomaculum sp. and contains:
- the lon gene encoding endopeptidase La, producing the protein MSSNLKLLPLLPLRGALVFPYMVIHLDVGREKSIQAVEETMLRDRIIFLATQKEAQVDDPGENDIFLTGTVAELKQILKLPGGTIRVLVEGMSRGKIRRFISGEPYLRVEVEEYPGEHEKTPEIEALMRNLVYQFEQYVKLSKRVPPEMAVTVVNMEEPGRLADVIASHLTLRIEDKQQILEDVDIVERLDKLCAFVARELEIVELERKINIRVKKQMEKTQKEYYLREQIKAIQRELGEKDERMAEAEEYRQKIAEAKLPKEVEEKALKEVERLEKMPPMAAESTVTRNYLDWLVTLPWSKSTHDRLDINLAEEILDEDHYGLKNVKERILEYLAIRKLSKDLKGPILCFVGPPGVGKTSLGKSIARAIDRKFVRISLGGVRDEAEIRGHRRTYVGALPGRIIHGMRNAGSKNPVFLMDEVDKMSVDFRGDPSAALLEVLDPEQNNSFSDHYIELPFDLSNVMFITTANIQYNIPRPLLDRMELITLSGYTEEEKVQIAVRHLLPKQLKEHGLTQEMLVASENTIRKIIREYTRESGVRNLERQLAAVCRKAAKQIVTKNLKKVRVTPQNLTQFLGTPKYRYGVIDTEDQVGMATGLAWTEVGGETLNIEVTLYKGTGRLTLTGKLGDVMKESAQAGYSFVRSRADKLGIEADFFEKHDIHVHIPEGAIPKDGPSAGITMACALASALTGRKVRHEVAMTGEVTLRGRVLPIGGLKEKVLAAHRAGIKKILVPVENKKDLDDVPVNIKNKLEFVYVESMDEVLEEALLEDKIEEEPVNMNNLPAIIDDIAYQPERGPQVYS